The following is a genomic window from Capnocytophaga stomatis.
TTCTGACATCATCAAGAAAAATCCGGAACTGAAAAACGGCTTAAAAAAGGATATGGTCATTTACATTCCTTCCGGAAAAGTAAAATATTACAGCACTCAAAAACCTTTGGGATTCAAATCGCATAAAGTAGAAGCAAAAGAAACTTTTTTCGGTTTGTCACAAAAATATGGTATTTCAATTGACGACCTAAAACGCTATAACTTTGACCTTTACGGCAGAGGTTTGTTGGAGGGAGAAACTATCTCTATTCCTGTTTTTGAGAAAGCTTCCGTAATGATTCAGAAAGGAATTCAGGGGCAAAGAAAGTATGTGGTTAAGCCACAGGAAACTCTTTGGAGAATCTCAAAAAATCATAACATAAGCCAAGATGAACTTGAAAAAATGAATCCCGGAGTGACTGCTGAAAACCTCCGTGAAGGACAAGAAATTTGGGTTCCTGCGTCAGAAACACACACTCCTTCCCTACCGAAAAACACTAACAGTCAAGACCTTGTTCTTTACTCTGTTGAAAAAGCGGAAGGTTTTTACAGTTTGGAACGCAAATTCGGAATTTCCGAAGCTGAAATTATTAAACTGAATCCTGAACTGAAAGACGGGCTGAAATCCGACTCACAAATTTGGATTCCGAGAGAAAATTTTGAACGATACAAACAAGGGGAAGTCATCGCGGTGGAAAATCAACTCTTTGAAGATTCTACTCAAAAAATGCTTTCCATTGCATCTGCTGAAAATGTGAAAGAAATTTCATTTATTTTGCCTTTCAGAATTTCCGATATAGTTGGCGAAACTGACAAAATGGCTACCTTGAAAGGGCGTTTGAGCGACAACAGAGTAACTCCCATTGCTACGGATTTTTATTCGGGAGCGTTGATTGCCATTGATTCATTGCAAAAAAAGGGATATAAATTCCGTGTAAATGTGTTTGATAGCGAAAAAACAGAAAAAGAAATACAAAGAATGGCTTCAAATGAAAACATCCAAAAATCGCAAGTGATTATCGGACCTTTCTCTGCCAGATCTTTCAACGCAATTTCAGCTTCAATTTCAAATCCG
Proteins encoded in this region:
- a CDS encoding LysM peptidoglycan-binding domain-containing protein; protein product: MKNLFILGFIFSFGIGFAQQQTHNVKENENIESIAKTYRVSPSDIIKKNPELKNGLKKDMVIYIPSGKVKYYSTQKPLGFKSHKVEAKETFFGLSQKYGISIDDLKRYNFDLYGRGLLEGETISIPVFEKASVMIQKGIQGQRKYVVKPQETLWRISKNHNISQDELEKMNPGVTAENLREGQEIWVPASETHTPSLPKNTNSQDLVLYSVEKAEGFYSLERKFGISEAEIIKLNPELKDGLKSDSQIWIPRENFERYKQGEVIAVENQLFEDSTQKMLSIASAENVKEISFILPFRISDIVGETDKMATLKGRLSDNRVTPIATDFYSGALIAIDSLQKKGYKFRVNVFDSEKTEKEIQRMASNENIQKSQVIIGPFSARSFNAISASISNPNVAILAPLSNKNIELKPNVYQTLPTESVQQSKMIQFISQKYANANILILADVNNTSVREKLEQSFPNAKVVTEITVNSVPNALDYSRENVAIVQSNEIGFVSNAVRVLHNVMQSKKDNVSPKIILMTTDRGSVYDSSSLSNNQLSDLQFTFPTFNKYSDGNDSFSKRYLKTYGILPNKYAVRGFDITMDTILRLGVTGNFNDSNNQLGETSFLENKFAYLRNPYRGGGYENQGVYIVKYENMEIKEVK